In the Nitrospirota bacterium genome, one interval contains:
- the rlmB gene encoding 23S rRNA (guanosine(2251)-2'-O)-methyltransferase RlmB: MIYGLHTVREALRAGSRPLQRLLMLRTDRQFADLLHLAKAKRIPVHIEPPPVFDRLVPSGHHQGVIALIAAKFYDTTEQILEQAKTRGEPPFLVLLDGVEDPHNLGAVLRTAEAAGVHGVFIPERRAVGLTSVVAKVSAGALDHISVGRVGNLIRLIQSLKETGLWVYGLDPQAKKLHTDIDLTGPIALVLGGEGEGIRSSVLGECDDRIRIRMQGRVQSLNVSAAAAVALFEVVRQRRGGAV; the protein is encoded by the coding sequence CTGATCTATGGTCTGCACACCGTGCGTGAGGCTTTGCGCGCCGGCTCTCGGCCGCTTCAGAGGCTGCTCATGCTGCGAACTGATCGACAGTTTGCGGACCTTCTCCATCTTGCCAAGGCAAAGCGGATCCCCGTCCACATTGAACCTCCGCCTGTCTTCGATCGATTGGTGCCGAGCGGACACCACCAGGGAGTGATCGCGCTCATCGCGGCGAAATTCTACGACACGACTGAGCAGATTCTTGAGCAGGCGAAGACGAGAGGGGAGCCACCATTTCTCGTCCTCCTTGACGGAGTTGAAGATCCCCACAACTTGGGCGCGGTCTTGCGGACGGCCGAAGCAGCTGGTGTCCACGGGGTGTTCATTCCGGAACGCCGTGCAGTCGGCCTGACATCAGTGGTGGCAAAGGTATCAGCTGGGGCGCTCGATCACATCTCCGTCGGACGCGTGGGCAACCTGATTCGTTTGATTCAGAGCCTCAAAGAGACAGGCCTGTGGGTCTACGGATTGGATCCACAGGCGAAAAAGCTCCATACCGATATCGACCTGACCGGGCCGATTGCGTTAGTGCTTGGTGGCGAAGGGGAAGGGATTCGTTCTAGTGTGTTGGGGGAATGCGACGACCGTATCAGGATCCGGATGCAGGGCCGCGTCCAGTCGCTGAATGTCTCAGCTGCAGCGGCCGTCGCGTTATTCGAAGTGGTCCGTCAGCGACGCGGCGGCGCCGTTTAA